The sequence GCGTTAGCTATAAGTTCCCGAAGAGCGATTTCCGGATAAACTGTCGTTTCCGACCTTAAAGCGTTTTTTATTACTTCACTGCTGGGAAGAAGGGCATTTATATAGCTAATTAAACCCTCATAACCAATCGCATAACCTTTTGTTCCTAATTGCTCCTTCTCTGTTTCTCGCTTTGTAAGTCCTTTGTACTTAATTACCCTGATATTTTTTCGAGATAATCCATCAAACTTATCAAGATTGTAAGCACAACTTAAAGCTCCAAAATTAGTAATGTAATATCCGATGTCATCAATATTCTCTACCATTTTTTCGTCTTCCATCCATTTTAGTATCTCCTCTTGACTTTGTGGAGTTGGTTTCTTCAATAGCTTAAAAACACTTCGGAAATCGAGAATGTCAAGTATATCGGCAGAAGATTTGAGTGTGCTTGCATGAAGCTCTTCATAATGGGGAGTTTTGCTATTTAGCATTAAAGCTCCTATTTCTTGTCTTGATGCTTGACGTGTCGTTCCCCCACTTCGTATATATGAATCTTCTATGGATTTTCCATTTATAGAAACAGGCTTAACAGCACTTTCTTTAATATACACAAATAAAAGAGGTGTTCCCTTGTATTCTTGAACAGAATGATCTATACTAATAACTGGAAATATGGAGTCTCTACACAAACTACTTAATTTTTGCATTATCAACTCAGCTTGCTCTTGCGTTACCCCTACTAATTTTCCGCTATTGTCTTCCACTCCAAAAACAAGAAACCCTCCTCCGGGATGATTGGCAAACGCGGATAGATGTCTACATAGCTTTTTATTATTGGGGGAAAGTTCTTCTTTCCAATCCAGTTCATTTATTTCCTGAGGAATAGGAATCAATGAGTGTTCAAGATATTCAACTGCCTTTTCAATCCAATTTTTTATCATGTCGTTTTCCTAATTAAGCAATATATTGTTGATATTCAGCCATTTGCATTTTATATTCTTTACAGAGTTAAGCAAAAATATTTATACCTACTGCAAAGATAATCAATTCAATAGATTTATTAACTCTTTCTTCATCTCATCGTCAATGGTTCTATATCGGGCAAAAGCTTTGCTTCCTTCTTTGTGTCCACTCAAAGCTCCGACAAGATTCGGATCCTTTAATTTTTTATAGATATTCCCGATAAAGCTACGCCTTGCCATATGTGAAGAAGCAACTTCATAAAGCGGTCTCTGGGTACAAATATAGCCTGTTAATCGTTTGATTATCAGGCTATATTGTTTCTCCGGGTAGACAAAGGGTATAAAAAAACAACACAACCCTACCTTTTTTACAACCGGAATAGATCGGCAGGATTCATACTCAGGAACTGCTCAAAAGGAATGCCATCTGTTCCGACCGTATAAAGTCCTCGAGGGTGGAATTCATCATTAAATAAAGACATACCTAAATTTGTGCTATCTTTTCCTCAGATATCCGACTGTTAATCTCCTGCAATATAGAGCGTTCGAACATAATCATAAAATTATTAGGCGAAGATAATAAAATAATTATCGATATGTAATTAATCTAATAGATTTATTAAATGCTCATTCCGAAGCTTGTTGCTTCGCACCAACTCTTAGTTCTTCACTCTATCCCCGTAGGCAACGCTTCGCTCGCCGTACAGCTATGGAAGTTTTACCCCTTTGGGTCTCTTAACTTTTATCTTTTAGTTTTTAACTACGAGTTTACTCGTTTGTCGCTTTGCGCCAACTCTTAGTTCTTCACTCTATCTCCGTAGGCAACGCTTCGCTCGCCGTACGGCTATGGAATTTTTACCCTTTGGGTAACTTAACTTTTATCTTTTAGTTTTTAGTTTTTAACTTGTGAAACACAAAGCTTCACTTAGGGGCTTCTCTCTACTAAGAGACCCCTGCTCTCTCTTAGTAGATAGGCGAGGCGTCTCTACTAAGAAAGGCGGGGTGCTTTAAGTATAAAGACGAGACCGTTCTACTAAGAGCGACATCGGGTATCTACTAAGAAGCAGCTCGCCTATCTACTAACAAAGGCGAGGGGTATCTACTAAGAGCGACAAGGGGTATGTAGTAATAACCTGCTCGCCCATCTATTAAGAGCGATGAGGGTGTTCTACTGAGAGCGGCGAAGTGCTTTGCAAGAGAGATAGAGCCGTCCATTTGTCCAGTCGCTAACTTTTACGTTCCTCTCCG is a genomic window of Dysgonomonadaceae bacterium PH5-43 containing:
- a CDS encoding ATP-dependent DNA helicase RecG (product_source=KO:K03655; cog=COG2865; ko=KO:K03655; pfam=PF04326,PF13749; superfamily=47345,55874); its protein translation is MIKNWIEKAVEYLEHSLIPIPQEINELDWKEELSPNNKKLCRHLSAFANHPGGGFLVFGVEDNSGKLVGVTQEQAELIMQKLSSLCRDSIFPVISIDHSVQEYKGTPLLFVYIKESAVKPVSINGKSIEDSYIRSGGTTRQASRQEIGALMLNSKTPHYEELHASTLKSSADILDILDFRSVFKLLKKPTPQSQEEILKWMEDEKMVENIDDIGYYITNFGALSCAYNLDKFDGLSRKNIRVIKYKGLTKRETEKEQLGTKGYAIGYEGLISYINALLPSSEVIKNALRSETTVYPEIALRELIANALIHQDFSVRGSSPMVEIFDDRIEISNPGKLLPSKKIDRLIRTTPESRNEILASAFRRYGICEERGSGFEKAVAAIELYGLPPLKFEELENSFRVTMYSPKTFAKLTPTERIEACYQHSIIKYFSSGGMTNASLRERFKMSERQRPQVSLVIKEALAQNRIKPKDPNNASTKYVEYIPFWG
- a CDS encoding hypothetical protein (product_source=Hypo-rule applied; cath_funfam=1.10.443.10; superfamily=56349); translation: MARRSFIGNIYKKLKDPNLVGALSGHKEGSKAFARYRTIDDEMKKELINLLN
- a CDS encoding hypothetical protein (product_source=Hypo-rule applied), which encodes MLIPKLVASHQLLVLHSIPVGNASLAVQLWKFYPFGSLNFYLLVFNYEFTRLSLCANS